A window of the Gossypium hirsutum isolate 1008001.06 chromosome A05, Gossypium_hirsutum_v2.1, whole genome shotgun sequence genome harbors these coding sequences:
- the LOC107957945 gene encoding uncharacterized protein: protein MGSACCVAARDRTIANRTGGETSHRNLRCSPSWSFCRDNRRRVAGEIDEPSYQVSNGTSRNVSMEIKGTLGSDRGNFSDQGSPLEIETYGTPTSQKSPVHEEMGGNMMTPPSDISRGSNYSVDIKNLVELPDIIDSSTPKLSFCMPSSFSPPVTDTFSSHAHLLPPNSTSSRRAHRSPGQRLLRQVSDSRILGLKSPNNYSMSEARSSFVLSRCSNDLTVGSHGGSSDGWSMRTFSELVASSQRERWSFDSEHLGSGYGKISGCSSRFSYSPSIDARTCGACSKLLAERSSWSSNEISVVSVLVCGHVYHAECLELMTPEADRFDPACPICMVGEKQVSKMCRKALKAEAELKAKYLKLLKNRVIDNSVDGSCSDIEHLENTKREGKTPKLEPSSSRRSSLAKPFLKRHFSIGSRWGRLLSENDSARKKGFWVRYRKD, encoded by the exons ATGGGTTCCGCTTGTTGTGTTGCTGCAAGGGACAGAACCATTGCAAACAGAACAGGAGGTGAGACTTCGCATAGAAATTTGAGGTGTTCACCATCATGGAGCTTCTGCCGAGATAATCGAAGGCGTGTAGCTGGTGAAATTGATGAGCCTTCTTATCAGGTATCTAATGGAACTAGCCGAAATGTTAGCATGGAGATAAAAGGGACATTAGGCTCTGATAGAGGTAATTTTTCTGATCAAGGAAGTCCTCTTGAGATTGAGACCTATGGAACACCCACCTCTCAAAAATCACCAGTCCATGAAGAAATGGGTGGGAATATGATGACCCCTCCTTCAG ACATATCAAGAGGAAGCAATTATTCGGTTGAT ATAAAGAATTTGGTAGAATTGCCCGATATCATTGATTCATCTACACCAAAGCTTTCATTTTGCATGCCTTCATCTTTCTCACCACCAGTAACAGACACGTTCTCTAGCCATGCTCATTTGCTTCCTCCAAACTCAACCTCATCACGACGGGCTCACCGTTCACCTGGGCAACGGCTATTGAGGCAGGTTTCTGATAGTCGAATCCTAGGATTGAAGTCGCCAAATAATTATTCAATGTCTGAAGCAAGGTCCTCTTTTGTCCTTTCCCGATGTAGCAATGACTTAACAGTTGGATCTCATGGTGGTTCTTCTGATGGTTGGTCCATGCGCACATTTTCAGAGCTTGTGGCCTCTTCTCAAAGAGAAAGGTGGTCTTTTGACAGCGAACACTTAGGTTCTGGTTATGGCAAGATAAGTGGATGTAGCAGCAGATTCTCATACTCTCCTTCCATAGATGCACGAACTTGTGGTGCTTGCTCGAAGCTTTTAGCTGAGAGATCCTCATGGAGTAGCAATGAGATTTCAGTGGTTTCTGTGCTTGTCTGTGGACATGTTTATCATGCTGAATGCTTGGAGTTGATGACACCGGAGGCTGACAGATTTGACCCAGCCTGCCCAATTTGTATGGTTGGAGAAAAGCAGGTCTCAAAGATGTGCAGAAAAGCTTTAAAAGCTGAAGCagagttgaaagcaaaatatcTTAAGTTGTTAAAGAATAGAGTTATAGATAATTCTGTTGATGGTAGTTGTAGTGATATTGAACACCTAGAAAACACCAAACGAGAAGGAAAAACTCCAAAGTTGGAACCCAGTTCAAGCCGGAGAAGCTCCTTGGCAAAGCCTTTCTTGAAACGCCACTTCTCAATTGGGTCTAGGTGGGGTAGATTGCTATCAGAGAACGACTCTGCTAGGAAGAAGGGGTTTTGGGTAAGATATCGAAAAGATTGA